From Bradyrhizobium erythrophlei:
GCATAGGCGGAACTTCACCTTTCACCCTGGGGTGAGGCTCGACCGTCCCGCCGGTCGGAGTTCCGCTGGGATCCACTGAAGTCGCGACCCCAGGCCTCAGTCCAGCCGCGCCCTCTACACGACACCGGTGGTCTACCTCTATCTCGACGCCCTTGGCGCATGGCTCGCCCGAACCCACCAGAATCCCGCGAGGAAAGCTGTCGCGCCCGCCGCAGAGTGAGGCGCGAGCCTGCGACAGCTCCGCACCGGGCGCTCACGGGAACGTGTCCGCAGGACACGCTCATGCAAATGCGAAAGACACTCCGCTGGCCGGAAGCCAACCTGCAAGGCTACGGCTACCGGCCTCCCCCGGTTGAAGCCACTTTTCAGGAGCGTAACCATGACCGATACCGCCGAAGCCCGAAAATCCGCCGCCCTGAAAACACCGTCGGATGTCGGCAAGAACGCGACGCGGGACATTCCCGCGGCCCTGCGCGCCCTGCTCGCGGACGCCTTCGCGCTCTACCTCAAGACCAAGAACTTTCACTGGCATATGTCGGGACCGCATTTCCGCGATTACCATCTGCTGCTCGACGAGCAGGGCGAGCAGATCTTCGCGATGACGGACGATATCGCCGAGCGCGCGCGCAAGATCGGCGGGACGAGCTTGCGTTCGATCGGCCACATCAACCGCCTGCAGCGCCTCCTCGATAACGATGCCGAGTTTGTCACGGCCGAAGACATGCTCGCGGAACTACGTGACGACAACAAGCAATTCACCAAATACCTTCGTGAAACCCACGCACTTTGCGACGAATATGAGGATGTCGCGACCGCGAGCCTGATCGAGAACTGGATCGACGAATCCGAGCGCCGCACCTGGTTTCTGTTCGAAGCCACGCGCCGGTGAGGCGCACCCGCGCCATTCAAATCGACGCCATGCGTCCGGCATCCGGGAGCGCTCGATGTCCGATGAAAACAAGGGCCGAGCCGTCCTCGGCATGGTCGCGGGAGATGCGGTGCAGGCAGTCGCCCCGTCCTCGTTGATTTGGCCGGCTGCCGGGCCCGCGCCGAACGGCGAGGCTGCCGAAGGCGCGCGCGAAGTGACCGCTGAGCAGGTCGTGAATGCGCTGGAAGGCGTCTACGGTGTCAATCGAGGCAAGCGGCGAAACCATACCAAGGGGTTCGGCGCGCTCGGCAGTTTTGTCGGCGCGCCCGAGGCCGCGGCATATTCGCGCTCGGCGCTTTTTTCCGGGCATGAGATCGAGGTCGTCGCGCGATTTTCCGTGGCGGGCGGCGACCCCGAGGCATCCGACAGCGAAAGGAGCGCGAGAGGGTTGGGTCTGGAATTCCGGTTGCCGGGCGGCGGGCTGCACCACATCACGATGCTTCACACCCCGATGTTCTTTGCGACGATTCCCAAGACGTTCCTCGACAAATTCCTCGCGCTAAAGCCGGCTCCTGCGACCGGCAAACCCGACCCTGAAAAGATCAAGGCCTTCCTCGACGCCCACCCCGACAACACCTCGCAGTTTCATTTCCTCGAGACCAACAACCCACCGGCAAATTACGCCAACTGCGCGTTCTACGGCATTCACACGTTCAAGTTCGTCAACAAAGACGGCAAGGTCACCATGGTCCGGTGGCGCTTTGCACCCCATGACGGCGAAAGGCCGTTGTCCGACACAGATCTGAAGTCAGCGCCTCGTGACTTCCTTGAACAGGCATTTTTGGCGCGTATCCAGCAGGGCCCGGTGCGCTGGGACATGCTCGTGACCATCGGTCAACCCGGCGACCCAGAGGATGACCCGACGGTTCTATGGCCGAGCGATCGAAAGGAAGTGAAAGCCGGAACTTTGACGCTTTTTTCGGCAATGCCGGATGAAAAGGCCGAAAGCTACGAGATCAGCTTCGATCCGTTGATGATGGCCGACGGGATCGAGCCGACCAACGATCCGGTTCTGCTGTTCCGGTCGCCGGCTTATAGCGTCTCGTACGCCAGGCGATCACGCGATCTGTGATTGGTGAGCCCGCGCGCAATTTTATGCCAGGCAAAAAAAGGCGGCGGACCGTAGGTCCGCCGCCAGTCTTGGCACCCGCAGGGAGGGGGGAGGGACCCGGGTGCCTCAGGGGGTCTGAAAAATCGTATGTGTCGCCAGCCTGGCTGTCGCCGACGGCTGTTCTCGCCTGGCGTTCGGGATGATCGCGTCAGCGAACAGCGGGTGCGGCACGAACAGGAGCGCGACCAGCAGCCGGGTTGCAGAAAGCTCGTTGCCGGCCGTCGGCAGCGCCAGCAATGCGCACTGCCATATCCGCCCGTCCACCACCCAGCTCGCCTGCTCCGCTTCCGGAACCTGAGCCGAAGTGGCCCTGACGCATACGCGCCGCAATTGACCACGGCTCGGCTGCGGAAACGCCGACAGCCGATGGCCGCGATGGTCACCACCACAAACCGTGCTGAGCGCCGCGCCCCATTTCGGAAACACGAAGTCAGCGCCCTGATCGATCACGACGGCTTCGGCGATATTAGCCTCGAAGGCTCCAAATGCAGCCAGATCCCCGCTGTCCGTCGAGCTGGCGGAACCGCACACAAACCGCTCGAACCATTTTGACCCGATCCACATCGAAGCCTCCAGCAGCTCGGACCTTTCGAGCCTTTGCGGGGCGGCCTGACGCTGACTGATCGGACTCATTTCACGGCTCCGTGCGGTTCCATGCGACTGTCTTTCCTGGATCATTCAACAACCATGCGATCAAATTGTATTTCGAATAGGCCCGCCTGCTTTTTCAAAGGAACGGCTCCATGGAGCGGGCGATCACATCATCCTTCGCCGTCGAGATCGCCTTCACCGGGCGAGCCGGAGCGCACGATGCGGATAGGTACGCCTTTGGCGGAAGGCGTGAAGCTCAAGGGATCGTGTGCATAAAGCGGAATCAGCGGATTGGTCTCGGGATAGTAGGCAGCGCAACATCCGTCCGGAAACGAGTAGCCGACCACGCTAAAGTTGCGCACCGCCCTCTCGACTCCGTCGGTCGACAGCGTGACCAGATCGACACGGTCGCCGGCCGCCAGTCCGCGCCGCTTCATTTCCCGCTCATTGAGAAACACCACATCGCGCTGGCCGTAGACGCCGCGATAGCGATCTGACATCGAATAGAGCGTGCTGTTGTATTGGTCGTGGCTGCGCACCGTGGTTAGCCACAGTGCCTCCGGATCATTCTGCTGGGGATCCTCGCCGAGACCGTCGAAGATCAGGAAATTCGCCTTTCCCGACGGTGTCGCCCAGATGCGCTCGCGGGCCGTCGAAGTAAGATGGAATCCGCCGGGAACCCGGATGCGCGCATTGTAGCCCTGGAAGATCGGGAACACATCCTCGATCGCATCGCGGATGCGGTCGTAGTCGGCAACCAGATTGTCCCAGTCGACGACGGAGCGGGCACCGAGCGTCGCACGCGCCACGCCGGCGACGATGGCAGGCTCGCTCAGAAGGTGCGCTGAGGCGGGCGTGTTGCGGCCGGCGGAGGCATGCACCATCGACATTGAATCTTCGACCGTGATCGACTGCGGACCGGTCGCCTGGATGTCGATCTCGGTGCGTCCGAGACACGGCAGGATCACGGCGTCCCGCCCGTGAACGAGGTGACTGCGGTTGAGCTTCGTCGAAACGTGAACCGTCAGGTCGAGACTTCGCAACGCCGCCTGCGTCGTTTGCCAATCCGGTATCGCAGCCGCAAAATTGCCGCCCATGGCGAAGAATACCTTCACCTCGCCGCGGATCATCGCTTCAAGCGCGGTGACGACGTTGTGGCCGTCCGCCGCCGGAGGCTTGAAGCCGAAGCGGTGCTCCAGCCTCCCGAGAAACTCCTCGCCAGGCACTTCGGTAATTCCGACCGTGCGATCGCCCTGCACGTTCGAGTGACCGCGAACCGGACAGAGGCCGGCCCCCTCGCGTCCGATATGGCCGCGCAGCAAAGCAAGATTGGCGAGCTGCTGCACATTGCACGCACCACGCCGATGCTGCGTGATGCCCATGCCGTAGACGATGATCGCGCGCTCCGCCTTCATGTAGACGCGCGCGGCGTGTTCGATTTCCGCGCGGGGTAGTCCGGATTGGCGCTCGATCGCATCCCACTGGGTCGCCCGCAGATCGTCGGCCAGGGCCTCGATCCCGGTCGTATGGCCCCGGATGAAATCCCAGTCCAGGATCTCCGGCTGTTCGCTGGCGCGCGCGGTGTCATCGGCTTCCACCATGACTTTCATCAGCCCCTTCAGCACGGCGATGTCGCCGCCCACGCGCACCTGGTAAAGCCTGGAACTGATCTGCGTCGAGGTCAGCGTCGCCATCTCGATCGGGCTCTGGGGCGCCTGGAACCGTTCAAGAGCCCGCTCGCGGAACGGATTGAAGGAGATGATGGCCGCACCCCGGCGCGAGGCGTTGCGCAGGCTGGTCATCATGCGCGGGCTGTTGGTGCCCGGGTTCTGCCCGAGAATGAAGATACAGTCGGTCTTGTCGAAATCCTCCAACAGGACGGTTCCCTTGCCGACGCCAAGCGACTGCGGCAGGCCGACACTCGTCGCCTCGTGGCACATGTTCGAACAGTCGGGAAAATTATTGGTGCCGTATTCGCGCACAAAGAGCTGGTAGAGAAACGCAGCCTCGTTCGAGGTGCGGCCGGAGGTGTAGAACTCGGCCATGTTCGGATCGGGAAGCGCGTTCAGGTGGCGGCCGACGATCGCAAAGGCCTCGTCCCAGCTGACCGGAAGATAGCGGTCCGACGCAGCATCATAGGCCATCGGGTGGGTGAGACGGCCCACCATCTCGAGTTCGTAGTCGCTCCAGCCGGAAAGCTCGGTGACGCTGTGTGCCGCGAAGAATTCCGGTGTGCAGCGCTTGGCGGTCGCTTCCCACGCGACGGCCTTGCCGCCGTTTTCGCAGAACTCGAACGATGATGTGTGTTTCGGATCCGGCCAGGCGCAGCCGGGGCAGTCGAACCCTTGGGGTTGATTCATGCGGCTCAGGGTCGCCGCGCCCTTTATCGCAACACCCTGTTCGACAAGATGTTCGCTCAAAGCCTTGAGTGCCCCCCATCCGCCGGCCGGTTGATGATAGGGACGAATGGCTTTTCTGTCGGACATCGAAAAACACCTTTGAAAGAGAACGATCGCCGCTCGAGTAGGGAATGCTACCGGCGAAGAGTCTTTCAGGAATGATCCGCATCTTTCCGGATTGCACACCAAGCCGTCCGCTCACCTGCTGCGGCGTGCGGTAGTGCATTCCTGAAAAAGCGTCGTCGTTTGCGGAAGCTAACAGACGAGCGGCTGCCTAGATTGTCGTAATCACGGCGCTGTCGGAGAATCGCGTTTTGGCGACGCCGAACAATTCCATCTATGGGAGTGATAGCCTATGTTCTCGAGACGAGACGTGCTGGCGGGTTCAGCCGCGGCAGCGGCAATGACGGCATCTGCGGCGCGAGGCGCCACCTTCGGCAACCCCGACGAGCCGCCGCAGGGCGCGGTCAATGCCAAGGGTCCGGGAAATCTGGCCGACCCCGGGCCGCAAAATCCCGCGATCGGCAATCAGTTTCCCTCCGCGCAGTTTCCACCGGCAACGGATGTCGGCGGCTTGCCGATGGACTGGGCGTCGTTCAACAACGCGCCCAAGCGCGTTCAGAACGGGGGCTGGGCACGTCAGGTCACGGTGGAAGATTTCGCGATTTCGAAGGAGATATCCGGCGTCGACATGCGCCTGACCGCCGGCGGCATCCGCGAGCTGCACTGGCATCAGGCCGCCGAGTGGGCGATCATGACGTATGGCAATTGCCGCGTGACGGTGCTCGATGCGCAAGGCCGGCCCTATGCTGCCGACGTGAGCGCGGGCGATCTCTGGTATTTTCCCGCCGGTGCGCCGCATTCGCTGCAAGGGCTCGGCCCGGACGGCTGCGAATTCGTCATTTGCTTCGACGACGGCCACGCCAACGAATTCAACACATTGCTGGTATCGGACTGGTTCGCGCATACGCCACCCGAGGTGCTGGCCAAGAATTTCGGCGTGCCCGCGGAGACATTCGCCAAGATTCCGCTGCACAATCTCTGGATCTTCCAGGGCACCGTGCCCGGCGACCTGGCCGCGGATCGGGCCGCCATCAGCAGGAACGCGGCCGCCCCGCCCCATCCGTTTGTTTTTCCGCTGGGATCTTCGCAACCAGTGAGGCAATCCAGCGCCGGGGACATACGCGTCGCCGACAGCAGCAACTTCAACGTCTCCACGACGGTGGCCGCAGCGCTGGTAACGGTTAAACCCGGCGGCGTGCGCGAGATGCATTGGCATCCCAATGCCGATGAATGGCAATATTACCTCAAGGGCAAGGCGCGCATGACGGTTTTCGACACCGGCCCGAACGCGTTGACAATGGACTTCAACGCCGGCGACATCGGCTATGTCAGGCGCAATCTCGGACATTACGTCGAGAATGTCGGCGATACCGACCTGCAGTTTATCGGCGTGTTCCGCGCGCCGCGCTACGAAGAGGTGTCGCTGTCCAACTGGCTGACGCATACGCCGCCGGCACTGGTGGCCCAGCATCTCAACATCGACGTAGCCACCATCGCGAAGTGGCCCGACAATGGCCCAGGCATCATGCCGAAATCGTGAAAGCATTGGGGTACGGACGAAGCGGATGGGTGCGCGTTAGGTATCTTCGTCGCATTGCGGCAACGTGAACTGAAAGGTTGCTCCCTGGCCGGCGTTGCCGGATGCAGACAGTCGCCCGCCATGGGCTTCGATGATCGACCGGCAGATCGATAGCCCCAGACCCAGGCCATTCGACTTGGTCGTGAAGAACGCATCAAACATCCGGTCCGCATTCTCGGCGGAGGAAATGCCGACGCCACGGTCCTCGACCGTGACCAAGACCTGGCTCACGTTGTCCCGCTGCGACCGAATCGTCAGCTCGTGCGGCCGGTCTGACACCGATTGCATCGCTTCGACACCGTTCATCACCAGATTGATGATGACCTGCTGCAACTGGACCCGATCGGCGCAGACCATCAATGCCGCCGGCGCAAGCTCCATCCGCAGCGACACCCGGCTATCGGACAGCTGCCGCTGCACCAGGGCTCGGACCTCGTTTACAACTTCATTGATGTCGAGCCTTGTCTTCTCGCCGCCTTTTTTGGCCGCCAGCGCCCGGACGCGCCCGATCACATCGGCGGCGCGACTGCCGTCGTTGATGATCCATTCCACAGAGCGGCGCGCCGCATCCATGTTGGGGCTATCGCTGCTGAGCCAGCGCAGGCAGGCCTCGGCATTGGCCATGATCGCGGCGAGCGGCTGATTCACCTCATGGGCGATCGAGGCCGCCAACTCGCCGAGCGTGGTCACACGGGTGGCATGCGCCAGGTTGGCCTGCGCCTCTTGCAGGGCGGCCTCCGCCTGCTCTGCGCGAACCGTGGCCGATATGTCGCTCGCGACGCCCCGGTAGCCGAGGAAAACGCCGGCCGAATTGAAAACGGGCCTGCCGCTGGCGGCAAGGTAGACCGGCGAGCCATTCGCCTTCATCGACCTGAACCTGAAGTCGCGAAAGGCGGCATGCGCGTTCAGGATGTCGCGGTGAAGCCGCCACTTCTCCGGTTCTTCCTCAACGTCGCAGGCCGCCTCCCATATCGTCATACCGATACTACCGGAGACGGCGGTGGATTTCCGGGACACACTAACGAGACGATGGTCCGGGCCGGTTTCCCAGAACCAGTCCGAGGCCGTCTCGGCAAAATCGCGGAAGCGCTGCTCGCTCTGCCGCAACTCTTCCTCGGCCTTTTTGGTCGCGGTGACATCCATCACCGCTCCGACAAACCGGACGTTGCCGGATTCGTCTCGCGAGGCGTGAGCCAGGGCACGAATATACTTCACCGCGCCATCCGGCATCAGCAATCTGAATTCATGATCGAAATCCCTGCCGTCGCTGGAGGCAAGATCGATCGTCTGTTGCGCGAGAGTCCTGTCTTCGGGATGAACGCGTTGAATGGCAGACGCGAGATCAGGTTTTGTCGTTCGATCGTACTGGAAGATCCGAAAGGTTTCCTCCGACCACAAGAGCTCGCCGGTGGCGAGGTTCCAGCCGAAACTGCCGGTCTGGCTCAGGCGTTGGGCTTCGGCCAAATACATTTCGCTATGCAGCAGCCTGGCCTCGATCCGCCTTTGGTCTTCGAGCGCCGCCAGCAAATCGTTGCGAGAGCGCCGCAGAGACCTTGTCGCGGTTCTTTGTGACGCACTTAGCCAATTCACGAACAGGGCCACGGCCAGGAACAGCGCCAAGCGTGGCAGCTGCTTTGAATCGACAGTGAACGCATCGATTGGGGGAACCAGATAATAATCGAAAGCCAGCAAGCCGAGCACCGTCGCTAACAATCCCGGGCCAAAACCGCCGAACCAGGCGACGACCATGATCGCGCAAAGGAAGAGGGATACGAACGGTTCAATGTGCAGGAACGTCACCGCGGCTTTCGAGGCGGCCAGTGCGACGGCCATCGCCAAAACCGCAATCGCATAGCGCGAGATCGTGGACGACCAGGGCGCAACGCCTGCGATCGGTTGTCCGGAGAACAATACGGGCCGTGACCAGGTCGCCGCTTCTGGCGGTCCGACAAGCAGGTCCGACGCGCCCGCATCGTTTTCATTCTGGCCCCGGAGCATACCGAAAGCTACCTCCCACGGCACGTTCAAATATTGCGCTCTTAAATTGCCCTGATTGCGAGTGTGACACCAGCATTCGAAGACATCCCTGCTCCAACCGTTCGGACTACCGACAACGGGTCACCGAAGCGGGCACTCATCCTCCCTGCACGTCTTCGTTGTCTTGTGACATTGAAAAATCTCGGTTTTTTGATTGGCGCATTTCACAAAAAATTCAGATGGCGGCTTCATCCCCGTCCATGACGACGATGTCCGCTGACTTAGGGGTCCGCCCCGTCTTTTCCAACTAAATACGCATTTAGTTTCGGGGCAAACGGGCTGGAAGGGCGTGGCGGAGGGTATCGAGGCTTGCAGACGATGGTCCGGGAGGCCCGCAAAGTTTGCTGCCGCGAGGTGGTCGGAAACCTAAGGGTCGGCGGTTCCATCGCCCGGCCGCAGGGCCTGTTCCAGGCACGCAATGAGATGCCCTCTGTCGAAAGGCTTGGTCAGAAATCCCAGCGCTCCGGCGCTGAATGCCCGCGCGCGGATGCGTTCGTCGGGGAAGGCCGTTATGAAGATGAACGGCACGCGCTGATCCCGGCTGCGCAGATGTACCAGAAGTTCGACGCCGCTCATGGCCGGCATATTGACGTCCGCAACCACGCAGGCGGTGGCGTCCATATGATCCGACCGCAGGAACTCTTCTGCCGACTCGAAGGTATGCACGACGTAGCCGAGCGACTGCAGCAGATTGCCGATCGCGGCGCGAATGGAAGCATCGTCGTCGATGATTGATATCAACGGAAGCAATTTCATCCCCACTGGGACAACGGAGAATTTGCGGTGCGGGAAACTGCGCCGCGGGACGGGCTTGTGAAATTATACTTAGGTTTCTACGCGCTCACGGATTCGCCCGGTCGATTCCGATCGCCTCGGCCATCCTGACCAAATCAGCCAGCGACCTCGCGCCCATCTTCTTCATGACGCGCCCACGATGGACCTTCACGGTAATCTCGGCGACCCCAATCTCGGCTGCTATCTGCTTGTTCATAAGCCCGGCGGCGACCATCGCCAGCACTTCGCGCTCGCGTTGGGTCAGGGTTTCGAAATGGGTTTGCAGGCTCGAGATAGTCTTCCCTTGTTCGCGTCTTCTGCGGTCCCGCTCGATCGCCGTCGCCACGGAATCGAGCAAATCCTGGTCGCGAAACGGCTTGGTCAGGAAGTCGATCGCCCCGCCCTTCATCGCCCTGACCGTCATCGGGATATCGCCGTGGCCCGTCACAAAGATAATCGGAATATGGATGTTGGCCTTGGCCAGTTCGTTCTGAAGGTCCAGGCCGCTTAGCCCCGGCAATCTGATGTCCAGCACGAGGCAGCTGGCAATATCCGGAAGCTTACTCTGGAGCAGTTCGGCGGCGGACCCGAACACCTGTACGTTCAAGCCCACCGAGTGAAAGAGATTGGCGAGCGCCCGGCGCACGCCGTCGTCGTCGTCGACAACGAAGACAATCGACTCCGGTGCTCCTACGAGGTCACGAGGTGACGTGGCGTGTGCGGTCAGCTGCCAACTCCGATGCAACGGTTAAATGAACTGAAACATTCTAGCAGCCGTTTGGCCGGAGGCCTTTGGAATCTTGTTCCAAATTCCCCGGTCATCGCTCCCATGCAAGATTAGGATACCTTAGGAAGATCCGCAACTCGATGCCGGTGGCGACGCCTACCGGTTTTGACGGATTCGTGACCCAGGTGCCGCAGCCCGCCCGGTTCCCCCGGCTATCCCGAATGCCCGGCCGATCCGGTGAACGCCACGAGGTCCAATAATCCGGCACGATCGGCGGCGCGCTACCGCCGGCCGCCAGAGCCGGACTTGGCAAGATCGGGATACAAGAACTCGATGCACATTTTCGGAACGATCAGGCCGAAGGCCATAGCCAGCATGACCAGGATCGCCGTCGTTCCATCGGCGATCGTCGTGCGCAGCACGTCAAACGACGCCTTGTTGCCGAGCGAGAGCAGATCGACCAGCCCGCCAGCCATCCGGAACAGGAATCCCCCCGGGATCAGCGAGACGACGGATGCGAAGGCAAACGCCGCGAAAGGCAGCCGCATTCGATCGGCAAGCGGCGTTACGATAATTCCGACCACGAGACAGGCAGCGAGCGCCCCGGTCGCGGCACCCACGCCTGCAAACGATATCATGGCCCAGCGTGACGCGTGCGCGAACATTCCGATCGCGATCGGAATCGGCAGCATCCGCCACGGCATCGCAAAGAACGTTCCGTAGGCCGCGACCGCGACACCCGCCGCGATCACGTCATAGCCGAACGGCACCGGCTGCGACGGCGCCGAGACCGGCAGGCCCACGCCGCCGAGCCACAGGCCGCTCAAAAGGCCTGTGCAGATCATGAGGATGATCAAGCCTGCATAAGCGAGTCGCGAAGCGCCCAACCCGATCCGCGCCCGCGCCAGATCGATCGTGCCATTCAGGAGATGGGGACCGGGCACCAGGATCATGCAGGGACAGACCGCAACGAGACGCAGGCTGGAGCTGAACTGCAACCGGGCGGCGACCGCGCCGATGGTGCCGGCGAGCAGCGCCGCGCAGAGGGGCTGAACAAACGGATTGTGGCCCATTCCCGACAACCACCGACGAAGGCAAGCCCCAGCGCCAGCGCTGACCGCGATCAGCGCCAGGCTCAACAGGTGAGCCGCCCCGAAAATGACGCCGAGTGCCGCCGCGCCGGCCGCCGCCAGCAGCGCAAAGCGCGTCAGCGAGACCGGCGGAAATCGCGCAATCGTATCGAGCGCCGAACGCGCGGTTTCCGCGTCCAGGCGGCCGTCGCAGACCTCATCGATCACGTCGGTCGCGGCGGCTACTTTGCGCATATCCACCCCCAAAGGCGCGCAGCCGACGATTTCGTAGCGCGGGACGCTGGCATCGTCGATGCGGATGGTCAGTTCGCCCCAGTGCGGGAAGACGGTCGCGCGAAATCCCATGGCGTCGGCAAGCCGGCCGCTGGCGGTTACGATTTTCTCAGTGGATTGACCGTTTTCGAGCAGCAGCTTGGCGACGTGCGGTAGCAGGGCCAGCTGTTCCGCCGACGCCACCTGCGCCTGCCGCCCAACGACCACCGAGCCCTGGTCCGGACCACCGCCGTTGTTGGACATCTCTGCGTTGGCCACCGCCGGTTCTCCCATCTGTCAGCCGCCCATCGGCGTCACGCGGCGATCAGGCGCCGCGATCGACGCCGTTCGGAATGGTCGGCGATGCAGCGTTCGAGGTCGTTGAAATTCCGGCGCAACTGCTCGAGCGCGAAGGCGAGCGTAAAAATGCGTTCGACCACATCGACCGGCAAGTCACGTACAGGATTCTGGTGCCGCAGAATGCCCATTTCCGCGGCGTATTCGTCGAAGGCTGCATCGAGGATCGGATCGGACGCCATGCGTTGGCGCCCCACAAGTGCAACGCTGCTGGCGCGCAAATAATCCACCGCGGCATCGCAGATGCGGGTGAGCAGCGGCCCGAGTTGAAGCTGTAATTCTGCCGGCAATTGCACAGAGGCGGCCCGCCCTATCATGACGAAGTCGTGCCGCAATCTCAGCAGCGTCCGCACCAGCGGTGCAAGATCGCGCTCGGCGGTCAAATAAGTCATCCTCTCGTGCGTTCCTTCTGCCGCAATGGCGTCCAGCCCGGCATAGGCCCCGCCTATTTTTTCCTGAATGCGGAGAATGGCCGCCCGATCCAGGCTTCGAGAAAGCCCCTTGAACAGATGGGGCAGTAGGTGTGCCATGAGAGCAAGCATGCGACCGCCCGCGTCGATGGCCAAGTCGTAGGCCCGGGCCGGCAGCACTGCGAACGACACGACGAGACCAACGACGCATCCGACGCCAACCTCAACCACCCGTTCGAATGCGGACGCGATCGGCCCCAGATGGGTAACCGTCGGAGCCAGGACGACGAGGACCGCCGTGAACGGCCCGGCGCTGAAGCGAGGATTTTCCGCGGCGACCAGAGCGACGGGCACAAGGGTAACCGCGAGAACCACACCGAGCCCGATTTCGCCGTCGTGAGGGATCAGCGCGCCGACCACGCCG
This genomic window contains:
- a CDS encoding catalase family peroxidase, which codes for MSDENKGRAVLGMVAGDAVQAVAPSSLIWPAAGPAPNGEAAEGAREVTAEQVVNALEGVYGVNRGKRRNHTKGFGALGSFVGAPEAAAYSRSALFSGHEIEVVARFSVAGGDPEASDSERSARGLGLEFRLPGGGLHHITMLHTPMFFATIPKTFLDKFLALKPAPATGKPDPEKIKAFLDAHPDNTSQFHFLETNNPPANYANCAFYGIHTFKFVNKDGKVTMVRWRFAPHDGERPLSDTDLKSAPRDFLEQAFLARIQQGPVRWDMLVTIGQPGDPEDDPTVLWPSDRKEVKAGTLTLFSAMPDEKAESYEISFDPLMMADGIEPTNDPVLLFRSPAYSVSYARRSRDL
- a CDS encoding Dps family protein, giving the protein MTDTAEARKSAALKTPSDVGKNATRDIPAALRALLADAFALYLKTKNFHWHMSGPHFRDYHLLLDEQGEQIFAMTDDIAERARKIGGTSLRSIGHINRLQRLLDNDAEFVTAEDMLAELRDDNKQFTKYLRETHALCDEYEDVATASLIENWIDESERRTWFLFEATRR
- a CDS encoding response regulator transcription factor produces the protein MKLLPLISIIDDDASIRAAIGNLLQSLGYVVHTFESAEEFLRSDHMDATACVVADVNMPAMSGVELLVHLRSRDQRVPFIFITAFPDERIRARAFSAGALGFLTKPFDRGHLIACLEQALRPGDGTADP
- a CDS encoding FdhF/YdeP family oxidoreductase, which translates into the protein MSDRKAIRPYHQPAGGWGALKALSEHLVEQGVAIKGAATLSRMNQPQGFDCPGCAWPDPKHTSSFEFCENGGKAVAWEATAKRCTPEFFAAHSVTELSGWSDYELEMVGRLTHPMAYDAASDRYLPVSWDEAFAIVGRHLNALPDPNMAEFYTSGRTSNEAAFLYQLFVREYGTNNFPDCSNMCHEATSVGLPQSLGVGKGTVLLEDFDKTDCIFILGQNPGTNSPRMMTSLRNASRRGAAIISFNPFRERALERFQAPQSPIEMATLTSTQISSRLYQVRVGGDIAVLKGLMKVMVEADDTARASEQPEILDWDFIRGHTTGIEALADDLRATQWDAIERQSGLPRAEIEHAARVYMKAERAIIVYGMGITQHRRGACNVQQLANLALLRGHIGREGAGLCPVRGHSNVQGDRTVGITEVPGEEFLGRLEHRFGFKPPAADGHNVVTALEAMIRGEVKVFFAMGGNFAAAIPDWQTTQAALRSLDLTVHVSTKLNRSHLVHGRDAVILPCLGRTEIDIQATGPQSITVEDSMSMVHASAGRNTPASAHLLSEPAIVAGVARATLGARSVVDWDNLVADYDRIRDAIEDVFPIFQGYNARIRVPGGFHLTSTARERIWATPSGKANFLIFDGLGEDPQQNDPEALWLTTVRSHDQYNSTLYSMSDRYRGVYGQRDVVFLNEREMKRRGLAAGDRVDLVTLSTDGVERAVRNFSVVGYSFPDGCCAAYYPETNPLIPLYAHDPLSFTPSAKGVPIRIVRSGSPGEGDLDGEG
- a CDS encoding oxalate decarboxylase family bicupin, translating into MFSRRDVLAGSAAAAAMTASAARGATFGNPDEPPQGAVNAKGPGNLADPGPQNPAIGNQFPSAQFPPATDVGGLPMDWASFNNAPKRVQNGGWARQVTVEDFAISKEISGVDMRLTAGGIRELHWHQAAEWAIMTYGNCRVTVLDAQGRPYAADVSAGDLWYFPAGAPHSLQGLGPDGCEFVICFDDGHANEFNTLLVSDWFAHTPPEVLAKNFGVPAETFAKIPLHNLWIFQGTVPGDLAADRAAISRNAAAPPHPFVFPLGSSQPVRQSSAGDIRVADSSNFNVSTTVAAALVTVKPGGVREMHWHPNADEWQYYLKGKARMTVFDTGPNALTMDFNAGDIGYVRRNLGHYVENVGDTDLQFIGVFRAPRYEEVSLSNWLTHTPPALVAQHLNIDVATIAKWPDNGPGIMPKS
- a CDS encoding response regulator transcription factor; translation: MTAHATSPRDLVGAPESIVFVVDDDDGVRRALANLFHSVGLNVQVFGSAAELLQSKLPDIASCLVLDIRLPGLSGLDLQNELAKANIHIPIIFVTGHGDIPMTVRAMKGGAIDFLTKPFRDQDLLDSVATAIERDRRRREQGKTISSLQTHFETLTQREREVLAMVAAGLMNKQIAAEIGVAEITVKVHRGRVMKKMGARSLADLVRMAEAIGIDRANP
- a CDS encoding ATP-binding protein, with the translated sequence MLRGQNENDAGASDLLVGPPEAATWSRPVLFSGQPIAGVAPWSSTISRYAIAVLAMAVALAASKAAVTFLHIEPFVSLFLCAIMVVAWFGGFGPGLLATVLGLLAFDYYLVPPIDAFTVDSKQLPRLALFLAVALFVNWLSASQRTATRSLRRSRNDLLAALEDQRRIEARLLHSEMYLAEAQRLSQTGSFGWNLATGELLWSEETFRIFQYDRTTKPDLASAIQRVHPEDRTLAQQTIDLASSDGRDFDHEFRLLMPDGAVKYIRALAHASRDESGNVRFVGAVMDVTATKKAEEELRQSEQRFRDFAETASDWFWETGPDHRLVSVSRKSTAVSGSIGMTIWEAACDVEEEPEKWRLHRDILNAHAAFRDFRFRSMKANGSPVYLAASGRPVFNSAGVFLGYRGVASDISATVRAEQAEAALQEAQANLAHATRVTTLGELAASIAHEVNQPLAAIMANAEACLRWLSSDSPNMDAARRSVEWIINDGSRAADVIGRVRALAAKKGGEKTRLDINEVVNEVRALVQRQLSDSRVSLRMELAPAALMVCADRVQLQQVIINLVMNGVEAMQSVSDRPHELTIRSQRDNVSQVLVTVEDRGVGISSAENADRMFDAFFTTKSNGLGLGLSICRSIIEAHGGRLSASGNAGQGATFQFTLPQCDEDT